From the Equus quagga isolate Etosha38 chromosome 16, UCLA_HA_Equagga_1.0, whole genome shotgun sequence genome, one window contains:
- the ST3GAL1 gene encoding CMP-N-acetylneuraminate-beta-galactosamide-alpha-2,3-sialyltransferase 1 isoform X3 has translation MATHRRRILKVLTLLILFIFLTSFFLNYSHTVVTTAWFPKQMVLELSENFKKLVQYSHRPCSCARCIGQQKVSSWFDERFNRSMQPLLTVQNAFLEEDAYNWWLRLQREKEPSNLNDTIKELFRVVPGNVDPLLGKRSVGCRRCAVVGNSGNLKESSYGPQIDSHDFVLRMNKAPTVGFEAYVGSKTTHHLVYPESFRELGENVSMVLVPFKTTDLEWVVSATTTGTISHTYVPVPAKIKVKQDKILIYHPAFIKYVFDNWLQGHGRYPSTGILSVIFSLHICDEVDLYGFGADSRGNWHHYWENNPSAGAFRKTGVHDGDFESNVTATLASINKIRIFKGR, from the exons ATGGCGACCCACAGGAGAAGGATTCTCAAAGTGCTCACCCTCCTcatcctcttcatcttcctcacctccttctttCTGAACTACTCCCACACTGTGGTGACCACCGCCTGGTTCCCCAAGCAGATGGTCCTCGAGCTCTCGGAGAACTTCAAGAAGCTGGTACAGTATTCCCACAGGCCCTGCAGCTGCGCCCGCTGCATCGGCCAGCAGAAGGTCTCGTCCTGGTTCGATGAGAGGTTCAACCGGTCCATGCAGCCATTGCTGACAGTGCAGAACGCCTTCCTGGAGGAAGACGCCTATAATTGGTGGCTG AGGCTCCAGCGGGAGAAGGAGCCCAGTAACCTCAACGACACCATCAAGGAGCTGTTCCGAGTGGTGCCTGGGAACGTGGACCCCCTGCTGGGGAAGAGGTCGGTGGGCTGCCGGCGCTGTGCCGTCGTGGGCAACTCGGGCAACCTGAAGGAGTCGTCGTATGGGCCGCAGATAGACAGTCACGACTTCGTGCTCAG gATGAACAAGGCCCCCACAGTGGGGTTTGAGGCCTACGTGGGGAGCAAGACCACCCACCACCTCGTGTACCCTGAGAGCTTCCGGGAGCTGGGGGAGAACGTCAGCATGGTCCTGGTTCCCTTCAAGACCACCGACCTGGAGTGGGTGGTCAGCGCCACCACCACGGGCACCATCTCCCA CACCTACGTGCCTGTGCCCGCGAAGATCAAGGTGAAACAGGACAAG atCCTGATATACCACCCGGCCTTCATCAAGTACGTCTTCGACAACTGGCTGCAGGGCCACGGGCGGTACCCGTCCACCGGCATCCTCTCGGTCATCTTCTCCCTGCACATCTGTGACGAG GTGGACTTGTACGGCTTCGGGGCAGACAGCAGAGGGAACTGGCACCATTACTGGGAGAACAACCCATCGGCGGGGGCTTTTCGCAAGACTGGGGTGCACGATGGGGACTTCGAGTCCAACGTGACGGCCACCTTGGCGTCCATCAACAAGATCCGAATATTCAAGGGGAGATGA